A stretch of DNA from Noviherbaspirillum sedimenti:
TAGCCAAAAAAATAATGCGATAAAACCAGCCATAAAGGCTGAGGCGGCAGCTATTCCGTTGATCCCGAGATGCGGCACCAGTACTACGTTGCCAATGCTCTTGAACACTATTCCGATGACGCCGGACCAAAAGATCAATGTGTAGCGACGTTGGCTTAATGCGTAGCTGACCAAAACCGAAGAAGCGAAATAAAATGGCAACTGCAACAAGCCATAACGAAGCACATTCGCCACAATTCTGGTATCCGTTTCTGAAAATGCGCCACGTTCAAACAATAGTTTTACCGCCCATGGTGCGAGCCAATAGCCGATCACCATTGCCCCCAAACCCAGCATAAACATCAATCGCACCCAGTAAATGGCAATCTCATGCATTCTTACTGCGCTGTTCAGTTTGGCCTGCGAAAAAACCGGCAGCGTGGCGCGGGATACTGCGATGGCAGCAAGCCCCAGGATCAGGGTAAGAATGCGATTCGCGTAACCGAGCGTGGCAATGGCACCGGTGCCCAGGTTAACAGCAAAAAACTGGTCGACAATCACCGTTAAGCTCATCATTGCCTGGCCCGCAAGCATGATTCCAAAACCTTGCCAAAACCAATGCCATTGTGAGGAGGTATAGGTAAAACTTGGCCCCTCAATCTCATTGCGCCGCGCCATTGGTATGACAAGAGTGATTAAGTGAAATACACTGCCTACCACAGTGCCCCACACAAGCGGCTCAATCTCACCACCGGAAAATACAAGAACGGCACCGGCGATAAACAATGTGGGAACGCTATCGAGCAAGGTATTGACATGTCGTCCCGCCGAAAGCATCCA
This window harbors:
- the murJ gene encoding murein biosynthesis integral membrane protein MurJ, with protein sequence MNFLIALGNRIRTADPHHFAIFKGMASVAMFVFLGKLMSAAKEMAVAYRYGLGAEVDAYQFVCNLIGWPLGMWSSLLTAVLVPLSARIRQFDREELSHFRSELFGLALIFGLVLALLVSLVIGAILHFGWSGLPANTEQLAIRALPGLILLLPLGSIVTLQTAWMLSAGRHVNTLLDSVPTLFIAGAVLVFSGGEIEPLVWGTVVGSVFHLITLVIPMARRNEIEGPSFTYTSSQWHWFWQGFGIMLAGQAMMSLTVIVDQFFAVNLGTGAIATLGYANRILTLILGLAAIAVSRATLPVFSQAKLNSAVRMHEIAIYWVRLMFMLGLGAMVIGYWLAPWAVKLLFERGAFSETDTRIVANVLRYGLLQLPFYFASSVLVSYALSQRRYTLIFWSGVIGIVFKSIGNVVLVPHLGINGIAAASAFMAGFIALFFWLTLRYLK